The Streptomyces achromogenes DNA segment GGCGGGCGCGCAGGGCCCGGACCGCCGTGTGCAGACGGCTCTTGACGGTGCCCTCCGGAACGCCCAGCTCCCGGGCTATCGAACGCACCGGCAGGTCGGCGTAGAACCGGAGGACGAGGACCTGCCGCTGCGCGTCGGGCAGCTCGTCCAGACCCTGGGCGACGGCGAGGGAGAGCACGCTGGTGTCCTCGCCCGAGGCCGGCTCGTGCTGGCGCAGCGAGGCGAGCCGCTCCCCCAGCCGTTCCTGACGGCGCTTGGCGCGATGCCAGTCCATGGCCAGGTTGGAGGCCACGACCGCCGCCCACGCGGAGACGTCGCGCGGCGCCTCGTAACCCTTCGCCGCGCGTTCCAGCAACCGCAGGCGGACCTGCTGCACCCCGTCCGGCAGGTCCGCCTGCGGCACCCCGCCCAGTGCGAGCACCGCCCGCACCCGGCGTTCCTGCGCCGCGTCCAGGGGGTCGTCGCCGGACACGGTCCCGTCCCCCTGGACGCGGTGGGCTCTTCTGCGCAGCACAGCCACCCCTCCCTACCGCGTTTCCTCTACGACGCCGTGGGCCGCGGAAACGTTCGCCGGAGCCCTGGGGGATCTCGCAGAGGCGTACGTCACACCGGCGCGTGCGACAGCACAGCTTGCGGTGCGGAGTCGGCGCGGGGCGAATTCCTCCAGTTCAGCGGGGTGCGGGAGAGAGTTCCGCAACCGGCGTGCCCGGCGGGGCGTCCCAGCCCTCGGGCATGCGGGGCAAAGAATTGGACAGGCGGGCCGGGGTCGGCCGCATCATGGAACGGCCTCGGCCAGGCAACACGCACGTAAATGGGACGGACAGAGGGAGTCGCCGTGAGGGTCGGAATCGTCGGAGCCACCGGTCAGGTCGGCACGGTCATGCGCAGGATCCTCAAGGAGCGGGACTTCCCGGTCACGCAGCTGCGCCTGTTCGCGTCGGCCCGCTCGGCGGGGACGGTCCTGGACGGCGTGACGGTGGAGGACGCGGCGACGGCCGACTACGCGGACCTGGACATCGTCCTGTTCTCGGCGGGCGGCGCGACGTCGAAGGCGCTCGCGGAGAAGGTCGCCGCCCAGGGCGCGGTCGTGATCGACAACTCCTCCGCCTGGCGCAAGGACCCCGAGGTTCCGCTGGTCGTCTCCGAGGTGAACCCGCACGCGATCGCGAACCGCCCCAAGGGCATCATCGCCAACCCGAACTGCACCACGATGGCCGCGATGCCGGTGCTGAAGCCGCTGCACGCGGAGGCCGGACTGGAGGCGCTGGTGGTCGCCACGTACCAGGCGGTGTCCGGGTCGGGCGTGGCGGGCGTGGCGGAGCTGCACGGCCAGGCGCAGAAGGTGGGGCCGGAGGCCGACAAGCTGACCCACGACGGCGGCTCGGTCGACTTCCCCGAGCCGCAGGTCTACAAGCGCCCCATCGCCTTCAACGTCGTCCCGCTCGCCGGCTCGATCGTCGAGGACGGCCTGGGCGAGACGGACGAGGAGCAGAAGCTCCGCAACGAGTCCCGCAAGATCCTGGAGATCCCGGACCTCAGGGTCTCCGGCACCTGTGTCCGGGTCCCGGTGTTCTCCGGGCACTCCCTGCAGGTCAACGCCCGCTTCGCCCGCCCGCTGTCCGCGGAGCGCGCGACGGAGCTGCTGTCCGAGGCGGCCGGCGTGGTCCTCACCGACATCCCGACGCCGCTCGAGGCGGCCGGCAAGGACCCGTCCTTCGTGGGCCGCATCCGCCGGGACGAGACCGTCGAGCACGGCCTCGCCCTGTTCATCTCCAACGACAACCTGCGCAAGGGCGCCGCGCTGAACGCGGTGCAGATCGCGGAGCTGGTGGCGGACGAGCTCAGGTCCGCCTGACCTCGTAGAGGAAACAGCCGTACTCGACGGCCCGGACGTGGACGAACGCCACGGCCGGGTCGTCGAACGCTTCCCGG contains these protein-coding regions:
- a CDS encoding sigma-70 family RNA polymerase sigma factor, encoding MAVLRRRAHRVQGDGTVSGDDPLDAAQERRVRAVLALGGVPQADLPDGVQQVRLRLLERAAKGYEAPRDVSAWAAVVASNLAMDWHRAKRRQERLGERLASLRQHEPASGEDTSVLSLAVAQGLDELPDAQRQVLVLRFYADLPVRSIARELGVPEGTVKSRLHTAVRALRARLHEDEVV
- a CDS encoding aspartate-semialdehyde dehydrogenase — protein: MRVGIVGATGQVGTVMRRILKERDFPVTQLRLFASARSAGTVLDGVTVEDAATADYADLDIVLFSAGGATSKALAEKVAAQGAVVIDNSSAWRKDPEVPLVVSEVNPHAIANRPKGIIANPNCTTMAAMPVLKPLHAEAGLEALVVATYQAVSGSGVAGVAELHGQAQKVGPEADKLTHDGGSVDFPEPQVYKRPIAFNVVPLAGSIVEDGLGETDEEQKLRNESRKILEIPDLRVSGTCVRVPVFSGHSLQVNARFARPLSAERATELLSEAAGVVLTDIPTPLEAAGKDPSFVGRIRRDETVEHGLALFISNDNLRKGAALNAVQIAELVADELRSA